In Stieleria varia, one genomic interval encodes:
- a CDS encoding sulfatase, translating into MSSRVRLFPAVVAVALYCAIATSHLSAADRPNIVFILADDLGWRDLSGEGSEFYESPNIDRIAADGMKFTRGYATCQVCSPSRASILTGKYPTKHGVTTWIGDRAGEEWRKANRHDSLLPPEYDRALRASEITLAETLRDAGYQTFFAGKWHLGGVDSRPTYHGFEINKGGFESGSPSGGYFSPWKNPELPSGPDGQSLPIRLAQETVDFIDTHRDQPFLAYLSFYSVHGPIQTTPELWQKYRDKAVAMGLAEQRFVFDRRLAVRQVQDCPIYAGMIESMDDAVGMVLAKLDELNLSKNTIVCFTSDNGGVSSGDAFCTSNLPLRGGKGRQWEGGIREPFYIKAPGVTKPGSTSDIPVSGIDWYPTLLDLVGVDVPADQDIDGVSLTPILHGKTIADRPLFWHYPHYGNQGGEPSSIITHDDWKLIHYHEDGRDELYHLSDDPAETTDVASQNPDRVRSLRAELDQWLQSSGAVMPTADPQFDAAKREERTQSLKTTGMQRLEKQHAGFLDADYKGPDNWWGSAGKK; encoded by the coding sequence GGCGAGATCTCAGCGGCGAAGGCTCTGAGTTTTACGAGAGTCCGAACATCGATCGCATCGCGGCCGATGGGATGAAGTTCACGCGTGGTTACGCGACCTGCCAAGTCTGCAGTCCTTCGCGTGCCAGCATTTTGACGGGAAAGTACCCGACCAAGCATGGCGTGACGACTTGGATCGGCGACCGCGCGGGCGAGGAATGGCGAAAGGCGAACCGGCATGATTCCCTGTTGCCACCTGAGTACGATCGCGCCCTTCGCGCGTCCGAAATCACGTTGGCTGAAACGCTGCGAGATGCCGGCTACCAAACTTTCTTTGCGGGCAAATGGCACCTCGGCGGCGTGGACTCGCGACCGACATATCATGGATTCGAAATCAACAAGGGTGGATTCGAAAGCGGCAGTCCCAGCGGCGGTTACTTCTCGCCCTGGAAGAATCCTGAACTGCCATCCGGTCCAGACGGACAATCGTTGCCGATCCGCTTGGCTCAGGAAACGGTCGACTTCATCGACACACATCGCGATCAACCCTTCTTGGCTTATCTGTCGTTCTACAGTGTGCACGGTCCCATCCAGACCACGCCGGAGTTGTGGCAGAAGTATCGAGACAAAGCCGTTGCGATGGGCTTGGCCGAACAGCGTTTTGTCTTCGACCGACGTTTGGCCGTCCGCCAAGTCCAAGACTGTCCGATCTATGCCGGGATGATCGAATCCATGGATGACGCAGTGGGCATGGTCTTGGCCAAACTCGATGAACTGAACTTGAGCAAGAACACGATCGTTTGTTTCACGTCCGACAACGGTGGCGTTTCCTCCGGCGACGCGTTCTGCACCAGCAACCTGCCGCTGCGTGGTGGCAAAGGTCGCCAGTGGGAAGGCGGCATTCGCGAACCGTTCTACATCAAAGCCCCCGGAGTGACGAAACCTGGCTCGACCAGCGACATTCCGGTCAGCGGTATCGACTGGTACCCAACCCTGTTGGACCTGGTAGGCGTGGATGTCCCGGCCGATCAAGACATCGATGGTGTTTCATTGACGCCGATTCTCCATGGCAAAACGATCGCCGATCGGCCACTGTTCTGGCACTATCCGCACTACGGCAATCAAGGCGGTGAACCGTCGTCGATCATCACGCACGACGATTGGAAGTTGATCCACTACCATGAAGACGGACGCGATGAGCTGTATCACTTGTCGGATGATCCAGCCGAAACCACCGATGTCGCGTCACAAAATCCCGATCGAGTACGATCACTGAGGGCCGAGTTGGATCAATGGCTTCAGTCCAGCGGCGCGGTCATGCCGACTGCGGACCCGCAATTCGATGCTGCCAAGCGAGAGGAGAGGACTCAAAGCCTCAAAACAACCGGCATGCAACGCTTGGAAAAACAACACGCCGGATTTCTGGACGCCGATTACAAAGGCCCCGACAACTGGTGGGGCAGCGCGGGCAAGAAGTAA